Proteins encoded in a region of the Ralstonia pseudosolanacearum genome:
- a CDS encoding alpha/beta fold hydrolase translates to MTASPTPEAAIAAADRALFLGFRPFRQAANGVEIAGVIGGSGPPLLLLHGHPQSHVIWHKVARELAREHTVVATDLRGYGASSKPAGSATHVEYSKRAMAQDQVDVMRALGFERFGLCAHDRGARVAHRLCVDHAGRVERAMLLDIAPTLAMYEQTDMAFAAAYWHWFFLIQPAPFPETLINATPDFYIGKLMGLRHAGLAPFAPEAMAAYAAAMREPACVHAMCEDYRAAATIDLEHDRADRAAGRRIAVPLRVLWGQHGVIQRCFEPLALWRAVADDVSGGTVPCGHYVPEEAPEALLVEMRAFFG, encoded by the coding sequence ATGACCGCATCGCCCACCCCCGAAGCTGCCATCGCCGCCGCCGACCGGGCCCTGTTCCTCGGCTTCCGCCCATTCCGGCAAGCGGCCAACGGCGTGGAGATCGCCGGGGTCATCGGCGGAAGCGGCCCGCCGCTGCTGTTGCTGCACGGGCATCCGCAGAGCCACGTGATCTGGCACAAGGTGGCGCGCGAGCTGGCCCGCGAGCACACCGTGGTTGCCACCGACCTGCGCGGCTATGGCGCCTCGTCCAAGCCGGCCGGCAGCGCCACGCACGTCGAGTACAGCAAGCGCGCGATGGCGCAGGACCAGGTGGACGTGATGCGTGCGCTCGGCTTCGAGCGCTTCGGCCTGTGCGCCCATGATCGCGGCGCGCGTGTCGCCCATCGCCTGTGCGTCGATCATGCCGGGCGCGTCGAGCGTGCGATGCTGCTCGACATCGCCCCCACGCTGGCGATGTACGAACAGACCGACATGGCCTTCGCCGCCGCCTACTGGCACTGGTTCTTCCTGATCCAGCCGGCGCCGTTTCCCGAGACGCTCATCAATGCCACGCCCGATTTCTACATCGGCAAACTGATGGGGCTGCGGCATGCCGGCCTCGCGCCCTTCGCGCCGGAAGCCATGGCCGCCTACGCCGCCGCCATGCGCGAACCGGCCTGCGTGCACGCCATGTGCGAGGACTACCGCGCCGCTGCCACCATCGACCTGGAGCACGATCGCGCCGACCGCGCGGCCGGCCGGCGCATCGCGGTGCCGCTGCGCGTGCTGTGGGGGCAGCATGGCGTGATCCAGCGGTGCTTCGAGCCCCTGGCGCTGTGGCGCGCGGTGGCCGACGACGTCAGCGGTGGCACGGTGCCATGCGGGCACTATGTACCGGAGGAGGCGCCGGAGGCATTGCTGGTGGAGATGCGGGCGTTTTTCGGCTGA
- a CDS encoding NAD(P)H-dependent flavin oxidoreductase, translating into MPAAKHLPAVLQHLTLPVIGSPMFIVSYPELVLAQCKAGIVGAFPALNARPADVLDDWLTQINADLAAHRAAHPHAVVGPLAVNQIVHASNARLEQDVATCVKHKVPIFITSLRAPVREILDAVHSYGGIVLHDVINLRHAEKALEAGVDGLILVAAGAGGHAGTLSPFALVGEVRRIFNGPIALSGAIATGDAILAAQAMGADLAYIGTRFIASQEAHAAGAYKEAILRAAASDIVYTNLFTGVHGNYIRESIELAGLDPEALPEADKSKMNFGDASAKARAWKDIWGAGQGVGQISDLPPAGEIVTRLKAEYEAAKLRLALHLRL; encoded by the coding sequence ATGCCCGCCGCCAAGCACCTCCCCGCCGTGCTGCAGCACCTGACCCTGCCGGTGATCGGTTCGCCGATGTTCATCGTCAGCTATCCGGAACTGGTGCTCGCACAGTGCAAGGCCGGCATCGTGGGGGCATTTCCGGCGCTCAACGCGCGCCCGGCCGACGTGCTGGACGACTGGCTCACACAGATCAACGCCGACCTCGCCGCCCACCGCGCCGCGCATCCGCACGCCGTGGTCGGGCCGCTGGCGGTCAACCAGATCGTGCACGCCTCCAACGCACGGCTGGAGCAGGACGTGGCCACCTGCGTCAAGCACAAGGTGCCGATCTTCATCACCTCGCTGCGCGCGCCGGTCAGGGAGATCCTCGACGCGGTGCACAGCTACGGCGGCATCGTGCTGCACGACGTGATCAACCTGCGCCATGCCGAGAAGGCGCTCGAGGCCGGCGTCGACGGGCTGATCCTGGTGGCCGCCGGGGCGGGCGGCCATGCGGGCACGCTGTCGCCGTTCGCGCTGGTGGGCGAGGTGCGACGCATCTTCAATGGGCCGATCGCGCTGTCGGGCGCCATCGCCACGGGCGACGCCATCCTGGCCGCGCAGGCCATGGGCGCGGACCTCGCCTACATCGGCACGCGCTTCATCGCCAGCCAGGAGGCGCATGCCGCCGGCGCGTACAAAGAGGCCATCCTGCGCGCGGCGGCCTCCGACATCGTCTACACCAACCTCTTCACCGGCGTGCACGGCAACTACATCCGCGAGAGCATCGAACTGGCCGGGCTGGACCCGGAGGCCCTACCCGAGGCCGACAAGTCGAAGATGAACTTCGGCGACGCCAGCGCCAAGGCCCGGGCGTGGAAGGACATCTGGGGTGCGGGCCAAGGCGTCGGGCAGATCTCGGACCTGCCGCCGGCCGGCGAGATCGTGACGCGCCTGAAAGCCGAATACGAGGCGGCCAAGCTGCGGCTGGCCCTGCATCTGCGCCTGTGA
- a CDS encoding DUF1254 domain-containing protein: MTHRHAPARRLTRLVALALSVAAPVLTGCSTPPSPAPVAAAAPHSPQAPDALARSVYVYAFPLMMTDALQRTASVQAPAGRFLHQRSLDDDALPPGVRARADTLASSAFLDLRDGPIVLSVPDLGRRHAWVSLYDAWTDIFDTLGSRTTGARALQVAITPPGWTGVLPAGVRAIAAPTPMVWVVARMQVSGPRDEAVARRLQDRFRLTPLEDLNKPPAREARERNRPDADLAQNAAPQRTAAPDANAGFTRMAALLKDKPDAGATLAAARQQVTALDANAYFARFAALLKDNPPHPADSTMLQSVRALGIAPGLPIDLGRDAAGEAIERGAAAARDSLAIAARQPPITQNGWFIPRNIGAYGLDYEQRAIVAWDGAGTDLPQDALIARTSTDADGMPLDSMHRYVLHFDPGQLPPENAGWALAAVGIARRPSQPGGHRDLLSAADHPRPNRDGSLDIDLQRDPPPKGRRANWLPVPTGPFIVRLTLTWPKEAALDSSWLPPLVQRRE, translated from the coding sequence ATGACGCATCGCCATGCGCCCGCGCGCCGGCTCACGAGGCTGGTCGCCCTGGCGCTGAGCGTGGCCGCGCCTGTCCTGACCGGCTGCTCCACTCCACCTAGCCCTGCCCCCGTCGCGGCCGCCGCGCCGCACAGCCCGCAAGCGCCGGATGCGCTCGCCAGGTCCGTCTATGTCTACGCCTTTCCGCTGATGATGACGGATGCGCTGCAGCGGACCGCCTCGGTGCAGGCGCCGGCCGGCCGTTTCCTGCATCAGCGCAGCCTGGACGACGATGCGCTGCCGCCCGGCGTGCGCGCCCGTGCCGACACGCTGGCCAGCAGCGCCTTCCTGGATCTGCGCGACGGCCCCATCGTGCTCAGCGTGCCGGATCTCGGCCGGCGCCACGCATGGGTCTCGCTGTACGACGCCTGGACCGACATCTTCGACACCCTGGGCAGCCGCACCACCGGCGCGCGCGCGCTGCAGGTCGCCATCACGCCGCCCGGCTGGACAGGCGTGCTGCCGGCCGGCGTGCGCGCCATCGCCGCGCCGACGCCGATGGTGTGGGTAGTCGCCCGCATGCAGGTCAGCGGCCCGCGCGACGAAGCGGTCGCGCGGCGGCTGCAGGATCGCTTCCGGCTGACGCCGCTGGAAGACCTCAACAAGCCGCCGGCACGCGAGGCGCGCGAGAGGAACCGACCCGATGCCGACCTCGCCCAGAACGCCGCCCCGCAACGCACGGCAGCGCCGGATGCCAACGCGGGTTTCACGCGCATGGCCGCCCTGCTCAAGGACAAGCCCGACGCCGGCGCCACCCTGGCCGCGGCCCGGCAACAGGTGACGGCGCTGGACGCCAATGCGTACTTCGCGCGCTTTGCCGCCCTGCTCAAGGACAACCCGCCGCACCCCGCCGACTCGACCATGCTGCAAAGCGTGCGGGCGCTGGGTATCGCGCCCGGCCTGCCGATCGACCTCGGCCGGGATGCCGCCGGCGAGGCCATCGAACGCGGCGCCGCCGCGGCGCGCGACAGCCTGGCCATCGCCGCCAGGCAGCCGCCGATCACACAGAACGGCTGGTTCATCCCGCGCAACATCGGTGCCTACGGGCTCGACTACGAGCAGCGCGCCATCGTCGCCTGGGACGGCGCCGGCACCGACCTGCCGCAGGACGCGCTGATCGCGCGCACCAGCACCGACGCAGACGGCATGCCGCTCGACAGCATGCACCGCTACGTCCTGCATTTCGACCCCGGCCAGCTGCCGCCCGAAAACGCCGGCTGGGCGCTGGCCGCGGTCGGCATCGCCCGCCGCCCGTCGCAGCCCGGCGGGCACCGCGACCTGCTGAGCGCGGCCGATCACCCGCGCCCCAACCGCGACGGCTCGCTGGATATCGACCTCCAGCGCGACCCGCCGCCCAAGGGCCGCCGCGCCAACTGGCTGCCCGTGCCGACCGGCCCGTTTATCGTGCGCCTGACGCTGACGTGGCCCAAGGAAGCCGCGCTGGACAGCTCCTGGCTGCCGCCCCTGGTGCAGCGTCGGGAATAG
- a CDS encoding helix-turn-helix domain-containing protein → MDINQRLARRLRALRDARGLSLDALAERSRVGRSTISLIERGESSPTAAVLDKLSSALGVTLASLFEDTAPPDAPSPLSHAADQPVWTDPASGYVRRNLSPAVRSPIQLVEVAFPPGARVAYDTGPRDADIHQQLWMIDGTMDITVGDTPWRLETGDCLAMRLDRPIAFHNPTGRPARYLVALSILPFAAARRTA, encoded by the coding sequence ATGGACATCAACCAACGCCTCGCCCGCCGCCTGCGCGCCTTGCGCGACGCCCGCGGCCTGTCGCTCGACGCGCTGGCCGAACGCAGCCGCGTCGGCCGCTCGACCATCTCCCTGATCGAACGCGGAGAAAGCAGCCCGACCGCCGCCGTGCTCGACAAACTGAGCTCAGCGCTGGGCGTGACACTCGCCTCGCTGTTCGAAGACACCGCGCCGCCCGACGCCCCATCCCCCCTGTCGCATGCGGCCGACCAGCCGGTGTGGACCGACCCGGCCTCCGGCTACGTGCGCCGCAACCTGTCGCCCGCCGTGCGCTCGCCGATCCAGTTGGTCGAAGTCGCCTTCCCGCCCGGCGCGCGCGTCGCCTACGACACCGGGCCACGCGATGCGGACATCCACCAGCAGCTCTGGATGATCGACGGCACCATGGACATCACCGTGGGCGATACGCCGTGGCGCCTGGAGACCGGCGACTGCCTGGCCATGCGGCTGGACCGCCCGATCGCGTTTCACAACCCGACCGGCCGGCCGGCGCGCTATCTGGTGGCGCTGTCCATCCTGCCGTTCGCCGCTGCCCGGAGGACTGCATGA
- a CDS encoding GNAT family N-acetyltransferase, with amino-acid sequence MSLADDLTTVRRVGPNEAAACVEALADVLIDCVEGGASVSFMLPLSREKALAFWRSVADGVARGERALLIAEDEAGTVLGTVQLILAQPENQPHRADVAKMLVHRRARRRGVAQRLMAEVDAVARAEGKSVLVLDTVTGGDAERLYQRTGWQRVGTVPNYALMPDGAFCGTTFYCRQLELAAPAA; translated from the coding sequence ATGAGCCTTGCCGATGACCTCACCACGGTACGCCGCGTCGGCCCCAACGAAGCGGCCGCCTGCGTGGAGGCGCTGGCCGACGTGCTGATCGATTGCGTGGAAGGCGGCGCGTCGGTCAGCTTCATGCTGCCGCTGTCGCGCGAGAAGGCGCTGGCGTTCTGGCGCAGCGTGGCCGACGGCGTGGCCCGCGGCGAACGCGCCCTGCTGATTGCCGAAGACGAGGCCGGCACCGTCCTCGGCACCGTGCAGCTGATCCTGGCCCAGCCCGAGAACCAGCCGCATCGCGCCGACGTCGCCAAGATGCTGGTGCACCGGCGGGCGCGCCGGCGCGGTGTCGCGCAGCGGCTGATGGCCGAGGTGGACGCCGTGGCGCGCGCCGAGGGCAAGAGCGTACTCGTCCTCGACACGGTCACCGGCGGCGACGCCGAGCGGCTGTACCAGCGCACCGGCTGGCAGCGTGTGGGCACCGTGCCCAACTACGCGCTGATGCCCGACGGCGCGTTCTGCGGCACGACGTTCTATTGCAGGCAGCTGGAGCTGGCGGCGCCCGCCGCCTAG
- a CDS encoding PhzF family phenazine biosynthesis protein, whose product MSRYPFRLLNVFAETTFGGNQLAVFEDGRGLDEATMQAIGRQFNLSEITFIFPDDTDGATARFRIFTPDYEMPFAGHPSLGTAQVVRELYGPGNDLTLRCHSGTVRLSAGDDGWSLVPPRAGALRTRPADPAIAGMLGLDADALAGPPMWVDVGIEQLLVPVKRRADVERARPDLSAFDAWPRSRDDGRNAYVFAMPEPGSAGPVVARFFFEYGAGLIEDPGTGSACANLGGWLRATGHALPVSLRIEQGAAVRRPCHLTLRVEADGTIHVGGRVIEIGRGTLNL is encoded by the coding sequence ATGTCGCGCTACCCCTTCCGCCTGCTCAACGTCTTCGCTGAAACCACCTTCGGCGGCAATCAGCTCGCCGTCTTCGAGGACGGGCGGGGTCTGGACGAGGCGACCATGCAGGCCATCGGGCGCCAGTTCAATCTGTCCGAGATCACCTTCATCTTTCCCGACGACACCGATGGTGCCACCGCGCGCTTCCGCATCTTCACGCCGGATTACGAGATGCCGTTCGCCGGCCATCCGTCACTGGGCACGGCGCAGGTGGTGCGCGAGCTGTACGGCCCCGGCAATGACCTGACGCTGCGTTGCCATTCCGGCACGGTCCGGTTGTCGGCGGGGGACGATGGCTGGTCGCTGGTGCCGCCGCGTGCCGGCGCGTTGCGTACGCGCCCGGCCGATCCGGCGATCGCCGGCATGCTGGGGCTGGATGCCGATGCGCTGGCCGGCCCGCCGATGTGGGTCGATGTCGGCATCGAGCAGCTGCTGGTGCCGGTCAAGCGCCGCGCCGACGTCGAGCGCGCACGTCCCGACCTGTCGGCCTTCGACGCATGGCCGCGCAGCCGCGACGACGGGCGCAATGCGTACGTGTTCGCCATGCCCGAACCCGGCAGCGCGGGGCCGGTGGTGGCGCGGTTTTTCTTTGAATACGGCGCCGGCCTGATCGAGGACCCGGGCACCGGCTCAGCCTGCGCCAACCTGGGCGGTTGGCTGCGCGCGACCGGCCATGCGTTGCCGGTTTCGCTGCGCATCGAGCAGGGCGCGGCGGTGCGGCGGCCCTGTCACCTGACGCTGCGGGTGGAGGCCGATGGCACCATCCACGTCGGCGGCCGCGTGATCGAGATCGGCCGCGGCACGCTGAATCTCTGA